The following coding sequences are from one Leptolyngbyaceae cyanobacterium window:
- a CDS encoding NAD(P)/FAD-dependent oxidoreductase — translation MSAKSLEIVIIGGGAAGFFGAIACAETHPHAQVTLLEAGRQLLSKVRISGGGRCNVTHACFDPAQLIQNYPRGNKALRGAFSRFQPRDTVAWFSEHEVQLKTESDGRMFPVTDDSGTIVECLIEAAKASGVKIRSGISVVSVKQIAIENKGTKFEINLKTREAIICDRILLATGSNPIGYQIAKSLGHHIETPVPSLFTFNIPDPQLHDLAGVSVDNVHLRLQIAGKTHFEQTGSLLITHWGLSGPAILKLSAWGARTLQENRYQANLLINWLPQYNQENLRQLLLKVKSQLPQRQIYSNCPLPIPRRLWQYLVSRIGIQTEDRWAGLSNKILNHLIQELVQGKYQINGKGVFKEEFVTCGGVNLKEVDFKTMESKVCPGLYLAGEILDIDGVTGGFNFQSAWTTGWLAAQAMGK, via the coding sequence GTGTCAGCAAAATCTTTAGAAATTGTGATAATTGGAGGTGGGGCAGCCGGATTTTTTGGGGCGATTGCCTGCGCCGAAACTCATCCTCACGCCCAAGTCACTTTACTAGAAGCAGGTCGTCAACTCCTCAGTAAAGTTCGCATTTCAGGTGGTGGTCGCTGTAACGTTACTCATGCTTGCTTCGATCCAGCCCAATTAATTCAAAATTATCCTAGAGGAAACAAAGCTTTAAGAGGTGCTTTCAGTCGATTTCAACCCCGTGATACAGTTGCTTGGTTTTCCGAACATGAAGTGCAATTAAAAACCGAATCCGATGGACGAATGTTTCCCGTAACTGATGATTCTGGCACTATTGTGGAATGTTTGATAGAAGCAGCTAAGGCATCCGGAGTAAAAATTAGATCGGGCATATCAGTTGTTTCAGTTAAGCAAATTGCGATAGAAAATAAAGGTACTAAATTTGAAATTAATTTGAAAACGAGAGAAGCGATTATTTGCGATCGCATCCTACTTGCCACGGGTAGTAACCCCATTGGTTATCAAATTGCCAAATCTTTAGGACATCACATTGAAACACCCGTTCCTTCCCTATTTACCTTTAACATACCCGATCCTCAACTCCACGATCTAGCAGGAGTAAGCGTCGATAACGTTCACTTACGTTTGCAAATTGCTGGAAAAACCCACTTTGAACAAACCGGATCTTTATTAATCACGCACTGGGGTTTAAGTGGCCCAGCAATTCTCAAACTTTCCGCCTGGGGTGCGAGAACTTTACAGGAAAATCGCTATCAGGCAAACTTACTAATTAATTGGTTACCTCAATACAACCAAGAAAATTTACGCCAATTACTACTAAAAGTAAAATCTCAGTTGCCTCAACGCCAAATTTATAGTAATTGTCCGCTTCCCATCCCTCGTCGTTTGTGGCAATATTTAGTTTCCCGGATTGGTATCCAGACAGAAGATCGCTGGGCTGGTTTGTCTAACAAAATATTAAATCACCTGATTCAAGAACTCGTTCAAGGTAAATATCAGATTAATGGTAAAGGTGTATTTAAGGAAGAATTCGTGACTTGTGGTGGCGTTAATTTGAAAGAAGTAGACTTCAAAACAATGGAAAGTAAAGTTTGTCCGGGTCTTTACTTGGCAGGAGAAATATTAGATATTGATGGCGTGACTGGTGGTTTTAATTTTCAAAGTGCTTGGACAACAGGATGGTTAGCTGCTCAAGCAATGGGAAAATAG
- a CDS encoding rubredoxin — MQKYICTLCGYIYDPAEGDPDGDIAPGTAFQDIPEDWICPVCGATKDQFEPFEE, encoded by the coding sequence ATGCAAAAATATATATGTACCCTTTGTGGATATATCTACGATCCGGCAGAAGGCGATCCAGATGGAGATATCGCACCAGGTACAGCTTTTCAAGATATTCCAGAAGACTGGATTTGTCCGGTTTGTGGGGCAACAAAAGATCAATTTGAACCGTTTGAAGAATAA
- a CDS encoding Hsp20/alpha crystallin family protein — MRLVRLQPVPEMETLRRQMDRVFDELAQVNPERPTLWSPAIELHDDENNLVLRAEIPGVEGKDLDIQVTREALSIAGEHRYEKRKEERGFYHSEFRYGKFQRTIELPVPIQNDKVQAEFKNGILTLTLPKAEELQRKVVKVNVVDG, encoded by the coding sequence ATGAGACTAGTACGCTTACAACCTGTCCCAGAAATGGAAACCTTGCGTCGTCAAATGGATCGAGTGTTTGACGAACTGGCACAAGTAAATCCCGAACGCCCTACTCTGTGGTCACCCGCAATTGAATTGCACGATGATGAAAACAACTTAGTTTTGCGGGCAGAAATTCCCGGTGTAGAAGGCAAAGATTTAGATATTCAAGTAACTCGCGAAGCCCTTTCCATAGCAGGAGAACACCGCTATGAAAAGCGGAAAGAAGAAAGAGGTTTTTATCATTCTGAATTCCGTTATGGCAAGTTCCAACGGACTATAGAATTACCCGTTCCCATTCAGAACGATAAAGTGCAGGCTGAATTTAAGAACGGTATCTTAACTCTAACGCTACCAAAAGCAGAAGAACTGCAACGGAAAGTTGTCAAAGTGAATGTAGTTGACGGTTAA
- a CDS encoding DUF1565 domain-containing protein codes for MAQTFYVNPTSGSDSAGAGSQSKPFKTIAFALKQVTSGNTIQLASGNYNAASGEVFPLTIPQGVSVIGNETNKGSGILIEGSGTYLSPTFASQNVTFVLANNAYLGGVTVTNPATRGTAVWIESTNPTVANSTFSNSKREGVFATGSANPTIVGNVFIQNDANGISIARDTKGEIRSNVLSKTGYAISIGDKAAPKVIDNKLSENRSGILISGSATPVLRNNISEKNEEDGVVVISNALPDLGTSQQPGGNILRLNGQFDLRNATTSKLLAWGNQIAAQKIQGSVDLGQVSPPPPEGLTDIANHWAFAFIQPLVNQGIIKGFPDRTFKPDALMKRAEYAALLVKAFNPSAKRAAIKFTDVADNFWAFQAIQQAYRGEFLSGFPDKTFKPNDNVQRVQVIVSLINGLGLTGGILSDLNVYDDGGAIPDYGKDEIATATRNGLIVNYPNLKKLNPTRDATRAEVAAILYQALVNAKRMPPISSPYIVSAP; via the coding sequence ATGGCTCAAACTTTTTACGTCAATCCAACCTCTGGCAGTGATAGCGCAGGCGCAGGTAGTCAGTCAAAACCATTCAAAACGATCGCTTTTGCCCTCAAACAAGTTACTTCAGGTAATACCATTCAGCTAGCAAGTGGTAATTATAATGCTGCTAGCGGAGAAGTTTTCCCCCTCACCATTCCGCAAGGGGTATCGGTTATTGGCAATGAAACCAACAAAGGTAGCGGTATTTTAATAGAAGGTAGCGGCACCTACCTCAGCCCTACCTTTGCCAGTCAAAACGTTACCTTCGTTCTCGCTAATAACGCCTACTTAGGTGGCGTAACCGTTACCAATCCAGCGACGCGAGGTACTGCTGTTTGGATCGAATCAACTAATCCTACCGTAGCTAACTCTACTTTTAGTAACAGCAAGCGAGAAGGAGTATTTGCTACTGGCAGTGCTAATCCCACTATTGTAGGTAACGTATTTATTCAGAATGACGCAAATGGTATTTCGATCGCGCGAGATACCAAAGGAGAAATTCGGAGTAACGTTTTATCTAAAACAGGTTATGCTATCTCCATTGGTGATAAAGCTGCTCCAAAAGTGATCGACAATAAACTGTCAGAAAATCGCTCCGGTATTCTAATATCTGGTTCTGCCACCCCTGTTTTGCGTAATAATATCAGCGAAAAAAATGAAGAAGATGGAGTGGTAGTTATTAGTAATGCACTACCAGATTTGGGAACTAGTCAACAACCAGGTGGCAACATTTTACGGCTGAACGGTCAATTTGATTTGCGTAACGCAACAACCAGTAAATTGTTAGCCTGGGGCAATCAAATTGCCGCCCAAAAAATTCAAGGTAGTGTAGATTTAGGGCAAGTTTCTCCACCACCCCCTGAGGGACTGACTGATATTGCCAATCATTGGGCATTTGCCTTTATTCAGCCATTAGTTAATCAGGGCATTATCAAGGGTTTTCCCGATCGTACTTTTAAACCGGATGCTCTGATGAAGAGGGCAGAATATGCAGCTTTATTAGTAAAAGCTTTTAATCCTTCTGCTAAAAGAGCAGCTATTAAATTTACCGATGTTGCGGATAATTTCTGGGCATTTCAGGCAATTCAACAAGCTTACAGAGGGGAATTTCTCTCTGGTTTTCCTGACAAAACTTTTAAACCCAATGACAACGTACAACGGGTACAAGTAATAGTTTCCTTGATAAATGGGCTAGGATTAACTGGTGGCATTTTAAGTGACCTGAATGTTTACGATGACGGGGGCGCTATTCCCGACTATGGCAAAGATGAAATAGCTACTGCAACTCGCAACGGTTTAATCGTTAATTACCCAAATCTCAAAAAGCTGAATCCCACTCGTGACGCTACGCGGGCAGAAGTAGCAGCAATACTTTATCAAGCTTTAGTCAATGCGAAAAGGATGCCACCTATCAGTTCACCTTACATCGTTTCTGCACCATAA
- a CDS encoding YqhA family protein gives MRFQKSVEQFTENILWSVRFLAIVPVLFGLLSTVTLFFLGSLEILEGIQLYWHSEHGETQVITKIMTGIVGGIDLYLIGIVLMLFSFGIYELFISKIDVGRNNQEIRILEIHSLDQLKDKILKVIVMVLVVRIFKVVSGMTVQTFQDVLFLAIAIILIAGSSYLMHQSSHVNHNNHSGSNK, from the coding sequence ATGCGTTTTCAGAAAAGTGTAGAACAATTTACAGAAAATATACTGTGGAGTGTCAGATTTTTGGCAATTGTTCCTGTCTTGTTTGGGTTACTTAGTACAGTAACATTATTCTTTCTTGGTAGCTTAGAAATATTGGAAGGTATCCAACTATATTGGCATTCTGAACATGGAGAAACTCAGGTTATTACAAAAATTATGACTGGTATTGTTGGAGGAATTGACCTTTATTTAATCGGTATAGTTTTAATGTTGTTCAGCTTTGGAATTTACGAATTGTTTATTTCTAAAATAGACGTTGGTAGGAACAATCAAGAAATTCGCATTTTGGAAATTCATTCATTAGATCAACTGAAAGACAAAATTTTAAAAGTAATCGTGATGGTGTTAGTAGTGCGAATTTTTAAAGTAGTTAGTGGGATGACAGTTCAAACATTCCAAGATGTGCTATTTTTAGCTATTGCTATTATCTTAATTGCAGGTAGCAGCTATTTAATGCACCAGTCGTCTCATGTTAATCACAATAATCACTCTGGTTCTAATAAGTAG
- a CDS encoding SRPBCC family protein → MTTVSDVVWDKQQQAAMLSGEIVLQTRSHSAWGGACTAGMYLPCKRSHAWQQLTDYPRWVNYFPDLIRSEVIHRGDHLTGKSKRLYQIARKAFLMFTAEVEIYLKVFETVQQQIQFRMEKGSFIDFAADLKLQDLGNGTLLTYAVQATPTIPVPSLFIQQAMTFDLPANMKKMRQAICS, encoded by the coding sequence ATGACAACCGTATCAGACGTGGTGTGGGATAAGCAGCAACAAGCAGCAATGCTATCGGGAGAGATCGTCTTGCAAACGCGATCGCACTCTGCATGGGGGGGCGCTTGTACCGCAGGAATGTACCTACCTTGTAAGCGATCGCACGCTTGGCAGCAACTCACCGACTATCCTCGTTGGGTAAATTATTTTCCAGACTTAATTCGTTCTGAAGTCATCCACCGAGGCGATCATCTGACAGGAAAAAGCAAACGCTTATATCAAATTGCTAGAAAAGCCTTCCTAATGTTTACCGCAGAAGTGGAAATATATCTAAAAGTATTCGAGACAGTACAGCAACAAATCCAATTCCGCATGGAAAAAGGTAGCTTTATAGATTTTGCGGCAGACTTAAAGCTACAAGACTTAGGTAATGGCACTTTACTTACTTATGCAGTACAAGCAACACCTACCATTCCAGTACCGAGCTTATTCATTCAACAAGCCATGACTTTTGACTTACCTGCCAATATGAAAAAAATGCGTCAAGCTATTTGTAGTTAA
- a CDS encoding ChaB family protein, with product MADFQAERTISAVFKEEEQINDVVRRLLDRNIPQDHISVMGKNFKSTTRIAGFISKKDVILGGLRTGGIFGSLFGSVLALLTGIGALWIPFVGWVVAAGPLGAVLLGAAGGAIAGASGAGLVSALVTLGMPEDKATVYQTRLEAGEFLVMVEVPADKSGEIQLLLQSAGGEEVHTNEMTLPRPCSGRCDSPNDLSPEVRSHLSEDAQRTFIDRYNTLLDETNDPMKAEQGAWQTIHQQYDEDENGVWSKQKVGV from the coding sequence ATGGCTGATTTTCAAGCAGAACGCACTATTTCAGCAGTATTTAAGGAAGAAGAGCAAATAAATGACGTAGTTCGTCGTTTGCTCGATCGCAATATACCCCAGGATCATATTTCCGTAATGGGGAAAAATTTCAAATCCACCACTCGCATTGCGGGATTTATCTCTAAAAAAGATGTCATTTTGGGTGGACTACGAACAGGTGGAATATTTGGTTCTTTATTTGGTTCCGTGTTAGCCTTGCTGACGGGAATCGGGGCGCTGTGGATTCCTTTTGTCGGCTGGGTGGTGGCGGCTGGGCCATTGGGTGCCGTACTATTAGGGGCAGCTGGAGGTGCGATCGCAGGCGCAAGCGGCGCGGGATTAGTATCTGCCTTAGTTACCTTGGGAATGCCAGAAGATAAAGCTACCGTGTATCAAACTCGTTTGGAAGCAGGAGAATTTCTAGTCATGGTAGAAGTTCCCGCCGACAAATCCGGTGAAATTCAATTACTTTTGCAAAGTGCGGGTGGCGAAGAAGTACATACCAACGAAATGACTCTACCTCGTCCTTGTAGCGGACGTTGCGATAGCCCCAACGATTTATCTCCAGAAGTGCGATCGCACTTATCAGAAGATGCCCAAAGAACATTTATCGATCGTTACAACACCTTACTCGATGAAACTAACGACCCCATGAAGGCTGAACAAGGTGCTTGGCAAACCATTCACCAACAGTATGATGAAGATGAGAATGGTGTTTGGTCTAAGCAAAAAGTAGGCGTTTAG
- the fabD gene encoding ACP S-malonyltransferase: MTKTAWVFPGQGSQAIGMGVDLLELPEAKAKFQQAEEILGWSVPEICQSEEDKLSRTLYTQPCLYVVESILADLMRQKGQQPDLVAGHSLGEYVALYAADVFDFETGLRLVKRRAELMDSAAGGTMAALIGFDREQLEQKIAEIGDVVLANDNSSAQVVISGTPEAVEALLSQVKTKRAVRLNVSGAFHSPLMEAPAAEFQQVLESAVFEDAKVPVLSNVDPTPATESSVLKQRLSQQMTGSVRWREICLRLPEESTQKVVEIGPGKVLTGLIKRTCPDLILENVSSTADLPAV; this comes from the coding sequence ATGACTAAGACGGCATGGGTGTTTCCGGGACAAGGTTCCCAAGCAATTGGTATGGGAGTAGATTTACTAGAACTACCAGAGGCAAAAGCTAAATTCCAACAGGCAGAGGAGATTTTAGGCTGGTCAGTTCCCGAAATTTGTCAAAGCGAGGAAGATAAACTATCCCGTACCCTTTACACCCAGCCTTGTTTATACGTAGTAGAAAGTATATTGGCAGATTTGATGCGCCAGAAGGGACAGCAACCAGATTTAGTAGCCGGTCACAGTTTAGGAGAATACGTAGCTTTGTATGCTGCTGACGTGTTTGACTTTGAAACTGGTTTGCGCTTGGTGAAACGTCGAGCAGAATTAATGGATAGCGCTGCTGGCGGTACAATGGCAGCTTTGATTGGATTTGACAGAGAGCAGTTAGAGCAGAAAATTGCAGAAATTGGCGATGTAGTGTTAGCCAATGATAATAGTTCCGCTCAAGTAGTAATTTCTGGCACTCCAGAAGCAGTAGAAGCTTTACTATCCCAAGTAAAAACCAAGCGTGCCGTGCGCTTAAATGTATCTGGCGCTTTCCACTCTCCTTTGATGGAAGCACCCGCCGCCGAATTTCAGCAAGTGCTGGAATCTGCGGTCTTTGAAGATGCCAAAGTACCTGTTTTGTCTAACGTTGACCCGACGCCAGCTACAGAGAGCAGCGTTCTCAAGCAGCGCCTTTCTCAGCAAATGACAGGTTCGGTACGTTGGCGGGAAATTTGTCTTCGCTTACCGGAAGAATCAACGCAAAAGGTAGTGGAAATTGGCCCGGGTAAAGTTCTGACTGGTTTGATTAAACGTACCTGTCCTGACTTAATCTTAGAGAATGTCAGTAGTACAGCTGATTTGCCTGCTGTTTAA
- a CDS encoding lysophospholipid acyltransferase family protein: MARSREPVASLILYHLFKWSVVSPMLHGYFRGRVYGAEQVPQEGPLVVVSNHASYFDPPIVSCSVRRPVAFMAKEELFKVPILKQGIQLYGAYPVNRLSADRSAIRSALTYLEQGWATGVFLQGTRTPDGRISEPKLGAAMIAAKAKAPILPVSLWGTEKILKKGSSIPQLVPIAVRIGQVIEPPSSTNRADLEAVTEKCATVINALHDLGR; encoded by the coding sequence ATGGCCAGAAGCCGCGAACCAGTTGCCAGTTTAATTCTCTACCACTTGTTTAAGTGGTCGGTAGTTAGTCCGATGCTCCACGGTTATTTTCGGGGGCGCGTTTACGGTGCGGAACAAGTACCGCAAGAAGGGCCACTAGTAGTGGTAAGCAACCACGCTAGCTACTTCGATCCGCCGATCGTATCCTGTTCCGTGCGCCGTCCGGTTGCTTTTATGGCTAAGGAAGAGTTATTTAAAGTACCGATTTTAAAGCAGGGGATTCAGCTTTACGGTGCTTATCCGGTAAATCGGCTTTCGGCAGATCGAAGCGCCATTCGATCGGCATTGACTTATCTGGAACAGGGGTGGGCAACTGGGGTGTTTTTGCAAGGTACCCGCACCCCAGACGGACGGATCTCGGAGCCTAAATTAGGTGCGGCAATGATCGCGGCTAAGGCAAAAGCTCCGATCTTGCCAGTCAGTTTGTGGGGAACGGAAAAGATTCTCAAAAAAGGTTCTTCGATTCCCCAATTAGTACCGATCGCGGTGCGAATTGGCCAAGTAATCGAGCCACCTAGTTCGACTAACCGAGCAGACTTAGAGGCAGTAACGGAAAAATGCGCTACGGTAATTAATGCTTTACACGATCTGGGGCGTTGA
- a CDS encoding DUF2288 domain-containing protein encodes MEDLKAELASGLDEAEWDWLKPHAQRDCLIVVAPGLNLLDVGVAIANDDVSSVQHWISEQMIYKPSLNQMADWQAKESQRFNALIVQPYVLVQEPPVNSASEGIS; translated from the coding sequence ATGGAAGACCTCAAAGCAGAATTAGCATCTGGGCTGGACGAGGCGGAATGGGATTGGTTAAAACCTCATGCCCAACGCGATTGTTTGATCGTGGTAGCCCCTGGATTAAATTTATTGGATGTGGGAGTAGCTATTGCTAACGATGATGTTTCATCTGTTCAACATTGGATTAGCGAACAGATGATTTATAAACCTTCCCTCAACCAAATGGCTGATTGGCAAGCAAAAGAAAGCCAGCGATTTAATGCTTTAATCGTGCAGCCTTACGTACTGGTGCAGGAACCTCCAGTCAATTCGGCGTCGGAAGGTATTAGCTAA
- the lpxD gene encoding UDP-3-O-(3-hydroxymyristoyl)glucosamine N-acyltransferase codes for MKFSEILQKLELSSKSNSLMVNAGCDPQISGVAAVQDAIAGTISYIENSKFAPFVQKTDASALILPEDETLQKQATSRGIAWIATKEPKLIFAKAVNLFYKPFRPDAGIDSTAVIHPSAEIGKDVYIGPHAVIQAGVRIGNDVCIHPNVVIYTEVRIGDRTVLHANCTIQERSRIGADCVIHSGAVVGGEGFGFVPTSTGWFKLEQSGYTVLEDGVEVGCNSTIDRPAVGETRIGRNTKLDNLVHIGHGCQIGANCAFAAQVGLAGGVKVGNGVLLAGQVGIANQANIGDGAIASAKAGIHNDVEPGTIVSGVPAIPHKLFLKISAISNRLPEMYQFFKAVQRQFGK; via the coding sequence ATGAAGTTTAGCGAAATCCTCCAAAAACTTGAATTAAGTAGCAAATCTAACAGCTTAATGGTTAATGCAGGCTGCGACCCACAGATTTCAGGAGTTGCAGCCGTTCAAGATGCGATCGCAGGCACTATCAGCTATATAGAAAACAGTAAATTTGCCCCTTTCGTCCAAAAAACCGACGCAAGCGCTTTAATTCTGCCTGAAGATGAAACTTTACAAAAACAAGCAACTAGTAGGGGGATTGCTTGGATCGCAACTAAAGAACCAAAATTAATATTTGCTAAGGCAGTGAATTTGTTCTACAAACCCTTCCGTCCGGATGCGGGAATAGACAGTACGGCAGTAATTCACCCTTCAGCAGAAATTGGTAAAGATGTTTACATCGGCCCTCACGCCGTCATTCAAGCCGGAGTAAGGATTGGCAACGATGTTTGCATTCATCCTAATGTAGTAATTTATACAGAAGTGCGGATTGGCGATCGCACTGTTTTACACGCCAACTGTACCATCCAAGAACGCAGCCGCATCGGTGCAGATTGCGTAATTCACAGTGGCGCTGTAGTTGGTGGAGAAGGATTTGGTTTCGTTCCCACTTCTACTGGTTGGTTCAAATTAGAACAATCTGGTTATACCGTCCTCGAAGATGGGGTAGAAGTTGGTTGCAATAGCACGATCGATCGTCCCGCCGTAGGGGAAACACGGATCGGCAGAAATACAAAATTAGACAATTTAGTACATATCGGACACGGTTGCCAAATCGGTGCTAACTGTGCTTTTGCTGCCCAAGTCGGATTAGCAGGCGGCGTAAAAGTAGGCAATGGCGTTTTGCTAGCCGGACAAGTGGGAATTGCCAACCAAGCTAATATTGGAGATGGTGCGATCGCCTCCGCAAAAGCAGGCATTCACAACGATGTAGAACCAGGCACAATAGTCAGCGGTGTACCGGCGATTCCCCATAAACTGTTTCTGAAAATATCTGCCATTTCCAACCGCCTACCAGAAATGTATCAGTTTTTTAAAGCCGTTCAGCGCCAGTTTGGAAAATAA
- a CDS encoding EAL domain-containing protein → MRLLKLAVSTFDESPSLPMPKSSDNLLYIESTLQELNLYNASIETDCSVAQVGKIFEKDQFLPGIILIKAGKFLGTISRRRFFEHMSRPYSLELFSNRPIHFLYQFISTQSLVFPCNTSIVQAAKQALQRSVEFLYDPIAIQMEKGVYQILDTHQLLLAQSYIQELTMFALEESQQALFQEKEKAQLTLQSVGDAVITTDAFGQIEFLNPVAEKLTGWRVEEAKGLPLTKVFKVIDDRTREPIKSIVETVLEERRIVGFSNHAVLIARNGNEFAIDDTVAPIRSKNGEIIGSILVFHDVTSERCLTRQLSWQATHDALTGLINRQEFEQKLEQSLQNAKTQQQQHTLCYLDLDRFKIINDTCGHLAGDELLRQVAALLQANVRMSDLLARLGGDEFGLLLYQCSIEQGMRVARTLRDAIQQFRFVWQDKTFTIGVSIGLTSIDEESQNITYVINAADAACYAAKNRGRNRIQIYQISDSELALSHGNIQWIPKITNAIEENRFRLYFQNIEPINSRCNNGIWEHYEVLLRMVDETGQLVSPGVFIPAAERYNLMPAIDRWVISTLFSSQKERYRKKWKFCQSLIERGINCDCLYAINLSGASINDDRFIDFLLDQFAIHDVPPQFICFEITETVAITNLTKAAQFISSLKAIGCRFALDDFGSGMSSFAYLKSLPVDYLKIDGSFVKDIVEDRVAGAMVEAINRIGQVMGIQTIAEFVENDAILEKIRALGVNYAQGYRIGKPSPFSGNSLLDGNSNDDYSCSLYASSG, encoded by the coding sequence ATGCGTCTACTCAAATTAGCAGTTTCTACCTTTGATGAGTCGCCTAGTTTGCCTATGCCTAAGTCGAGCGACAATCTATTATATATAGAATCTACTTTGCAAGAACTAAATCTGTATAATGCTTCTATTGAAACAGATTGCTCTGTTGCTCAAGTAGGAAAAATTTTTGAAAAAGACCAATTCTTACCAGGCATTATATTGATTAAAGCAGGAAAATTTTTAGGGACAATCTCGAGACGGCGATTTTTTGAACACATGAGTCGTCCTTACAGTTTAGAATTATTCTCAAACCGCCCTATTCATTTTCTCTATCAATTTATCAGCACTCAGTCTTTAGTTTTTCCTTGCAATACTTCCATTGTTCAAGCAGCTAAACAAGCATTGCAACGCTCTGTAGAATTTCTTTACGATCCGATTGCCATACAGATGGAAAAAGGAGTCTATCAAATTTTAGATACGCACCAATTACTTTTAGCTCAATCATACATTCAAGAGCTAACAATGTTTGCTTTAGAAGAAAGTCAACAAGCTCTTTTCCAAGAGAAAGAAAAAGCACAATTGACTTTACAATCAGTAGGGGATGCGGTAATTACTACAGATGCTTTTGGTCAAATAGAATTTCTCAACCCGGTTGCCGAAAAACTAACAGGCTGGCGAGTAGAAGAAGCTAAGGGTTTACCGTTAACCAAAGTATTTAAAGTTATTGATGACAGAACTAGAGAACCGATTAAAAGTATTGTTGAAACTGTTTTAGAAGAAAGGCGTATAGTTGGCTTTTCTAATCATGCTGTTTTAATTGCTCGTAACGGCAATGAATTTGCTATTGACGATACTGTTGCACCAATCAGATCGAAAAATGGCGAAATAATTGGTTCGATATTAGTATTTCACGATGTCACTTCTGAAAGGTGTTTAACACGCCAGTTGTCATGGCAAGCTACTCATGATGCCCTTACGGGATTGATTAACCGACAAGAATTTGAACAAAAATTAGAACAGTCATTACAGAATGCTAAAACTCAACAACAGCAGCATACTTTATGTTATTTAGATTTAGATCGGTTTAAAATTATTAACGATACTTGCGGTCATTTAGCAGGGGATGAATTACTTCGTCAAGTAGCTGCATTATTACAAGCAAACGTGCGGATGTCTGATTTATTAGCTCGTTTGGGAGGAGATGAATTTGGATTATTGCTTTATCAATGTTCGATAGAACAAGGAATGCGAGTTGCTCGGACATTGCGGGATGCCATTCAACAATTTCGCTTTGTATGGCAAGATAAAACTTTTACGATTGGAGTAAGTATTGGATTAACTTCTATTGATGAAGAAAGCCAAAATATTACTTATGTTATCAATGCGGCTGATGCTGCGTGTTATGCTGCTAAAAATAGAGGACGTAATCGCATCCAAATTTACCAGATTAGCGATAGCGAATTAGCGCTTTCTCACGGAAATATACAATGGATACCTAAGATTACTAATGCAATCGAAGAAAATCGGTTTCGCCTGTATTTTCAAAATATTGAACCGATTAATTCTCGTTGTAATAATGGCATATGGGAGCATTATGAAGTACTTTTACGGATGGTTGACGAAACTGGTCAACTGGTGTCTCCAGGAGTTTTCATACCTGCGGCAGAGCGCTATAATTTAATGCCTGCGATCGATCGCTGGGTAATTAGTACCTTATTTTCCAGCCAAAAAGAACGCTACCGTAAAAAATGGAAATTTTGCCAATCTTTAATAGAACGCGGGATTAATTGTGATTGTTTGTATGCGATCAATCTTTCTGGAGCTAGCATTAATGACGATCGGTTTATTGATTTTTTATTGGATCAGTTTGCGATACATGATGTTCCACCACAATTTATTTGCTTTGAAATTACGGAAACTGTAGCAATTACCAACCTAACTAAAGCAGCCCAATTTATTAGTTCTCTAAAAGCGATCGGTTGCCGTTTTGCTTTAGATGATTTCGGCAGTGGGATGTCGTCTTTTGCTTACTTGAAAAGTTTGCCAGTAGATTACTTAAAAATTGATGGTTCTTTTGTGAAGGATATCGTGGAAGATCGGGTAGCTGGCGCAATGGTAGAAGCAATTAATCGAATCGGGCAAGTAATGGGAATTCAGACGATCGCAGAATTTGTGGAAAATGATGCGATTCTAGAAAAAATAAGAGCTTTGGGGGTCAATTACGCGCAAGGTTATAGAATTGGTAAACCTAGCCCGTTTTCTGGCAATTCTTTACTTGATGGTAATTCAAATGATGATTATTCTTGTAGCTTGTACGCGAGTTCGGGCTAA